In Capsicum annuum cultivar UCD-10X-F1 chromosome 11, UCD10Xv1.1, whole genome shotgun sequence, one genomic interval encodes:
- the LOC124888834 gene encoding F-box/kelch-repeat protein At3g23880-like, giving the protein MPTQTVDHRFNFGFGYDEVRDDYKVAAIFHEITKCYINAKIYSLKSDSWTTVDDHQGEMVYDGLGKLVNGKLHWLTSIVDGGWDIMSIDLVYEKCRKVEQPCYGRTFPFNTWSVGK; this is encoded by the coding sequence ATGCCTACACAGACGGTTGATCACCGTTTCAATTTTGGTTTTGGGTATGATGAGGTTCGTGATGATTATAAGGTAGCCGCTATTTTCCATGAAATCACTAAATGctacatcaatgccaaaatatatagtttaaaGAGTGATTCTTGGACAACAGTTGATGACCATCAAGGTGAGATGGTCTACGATGGTTTGGGCAAGTTGGTTAATGGGAAGCTTCACTGGCTTACTAGCATTGTTGATGGTGGTTGGGACATCATGTCCATTGATTTGGTTTATGAGAAATGTAGGAAGGTGGAGCAGCCCTGCTATGGACGAACATTTCCTTTTAACACCTGGAGTGTTGGGAAGTGA